In Nicotiana tabacum cultivar K326 chromosome 2, ASM71507v2, whole genome shotgun sequence, the following proteins share a genomic window:
- the LOC107786395 gene encoding organic cation/carnitine transporter 4-like codes for MSNLQDGGDLRSPLIPPSVDECLKPKKVTMDQMFEKYSGEFGWWQLRHFLLTSMAWALEGIHTMVMIFSDREPGWRCSTSRGCDSTAKSVCDLEPGSWGWFGGIGSSTVSEFGLICGQKYRVGLVQALFFAGCMIGAGVFGHLSDSKLGRKGSLTIVCILNAIFGCLTAFSSNYWTYTLLRFLSGFSTGGTGLCAFVLATEPIGQSWRGVAGMSTFYFFSTGIASLSAIAYFFQSWRSLYIASSVPALLFIILILPFLHESPRWFLVRGKVDEAMKIMHKIAISNGKHLPDGVILAVDSEVNNDDDALHSQSDTKEALNGSLLDVLKSPLTRFRLFLAVVINFFVSVVYYGLSLNAVNLGTNLYVNVALNAMAEMPAYFLTALLLDKLGRKPLAMWTMWFSGAFCLAGSLMKGYGAWKIVRMVCGVVGIFFMAGTYNLLYVYSMELFPTVVRNAALGCATQASQMGAILAPLVVVLGGGVPFAVFAACGIAGGLLVIYLPETLNRPLYDTMAGMEEAEAEKPCILT; via the exons atgtcaaatttACAAGACGGTGGTGACCTCCGGTCACCGCTCATCCCTCCGTCTGTGGACGAATGTTTAAAACCGAAGAAAGTAACGATGGATCAAATGTTTGAAAAATATAGCGGAGAGTTTGGGTGGTGGCAATTGAGGCATTTCTTGCTAACGAGCATGGCTTGGGCTCTAGAGGGGATCCACACCATGGTTATGATTTTTTCGGATCGTGAACCAGGTTGGCGGTGTTCGACGAGCCGCGGGTGCGATTCAACGGCTAAAAGTGTGTGCGACCTTGAGCCAGGGTCTTGGGGATGGTTCGGTGGAATTGGAAGTTCTACGGTGTCGGAGTTTGGATTGATATGTGGACAAAAATACAGAGTTGGACTTGTCCAAGCTTTATTTTTCGCTGGCTGCATGATCG GTGCTGGAGTATTTGGACATTTGTCAGACTCCAAATTGGGAAGAAAAGGCTCCCTCACAATCGTTTGCATTTTAAACGCCATCTTCGGTTGTCTAACAGCATTCTCGTCGAACTATTGGACTTATACTTTACTCCGCTTTCTTTCCGGTTTCAGTACAGGTGGCACTGGACTTTGTGCTTTTGTTCTTGCCACTGAACCCATTGGTCAGTCCTGGCGCGGTGTAGCTGGAATGTCCACTTTCTATTTTTTCTCTACTGGAATAGCCTCTCTATCTGCCATTGCTTATTTCTTCCAATCGTGGCGCTCTCTCTATATTGCTTCTTCGGTTCCAGCTCTTCTGTTCATTATCCTCATACTTCCTTTCCTCCACGAGTCGCCTCGTTGGTTCCTCGTTAGAGGAAAAGTAGATGAAGCCATGAAAATAATGCACAAAATTGCTATTTCCAATGGCAAACACCTTCCTGATGGTGTTATTCTTGCCGTTGACAGCGAAGTGAATAATGACGATGATGCTCTTCATTCTCAATCCGATACCAAAGAAGCGTTAAACGGATCCCTTTTAGATGTACTAAAGTCTCCTCTAACCCGGTTTCGGTTGTTCTTAGCTGTGGTTATTAATTTCTTTGTTTCAGTTGTCTATTACGGGTTGAGTTTGAACGCTGTCAACCTTGGAACCAATCTTTACGTCAACGTTGCCCTTAACGCGATGGCTGAAATGCCTGCCTATTTTTTAACCGCATTATTGTTAGATAAGCTCGGTAGAAAGCCATTAGCAATGTGGACAATGTGGTTCAGCGGCGCATTTTGCTTAGCAGGAAGCTTAATGAAAGGTTACGGAGCGTGGAAAATCGTTCGAATGGTGTGTGGAGTTGTAGGGATATTTTTTATGGCTGGGACTTATAATTTGTTGTATGTGTATTCGATGGAGTTGTTTCCAACTGTGGTGAGAAATGCAGCATTAGGATGTGCAACTCAGGCGTCGCAAATGGGGGCAATTTTGGCACCTCTTGTTGTTGTTTTAGGGGGTGGCGTACCATTTGCAGTGTTTGCAGCTTGTGGGATAGCTGGTGGGTTACTGGTAATATACCTGCCTGAGACCTTAAATAGGCCATTATATGATACTATGGCTGGAATGGAAGAAGCAGAGGCAGAAAAACCATGTATTCTTACTTAA